A segment of the Leptolyngbya sp. NIES-3755 genome:
AATCCCGTTCCCGCAAAGATTCCACAAACTGCGATCGACGATTTGGATCAACATACACTTGCTGTGCAATATCATTCACGACTGTGATCAGTTCTTCAGGAGAATCATACCCATAGATCCGCGCTAGAGCCAAATTCGCTTTAAGATAATGCCCATCCGGTGTTGATTGAAAGATGCCATAGACCGCATTCTCAAACATATCGCGATAAAGCCGTTCCGTTTCCTGACGTTCTTGAGCTTCTTGCTGGAGTCGAAGATTCTGAGCTTCAAGCCGCTTTTGTAAGTTGCGAAAACTAATGTGATGATCAACTCGTGCTAACAGTTCCTCAAGCTGAAAAGGTTTCGTCACATAGTCCACACCCCCATGATCAAAGGCTCTCACTTTGTTCATCACATCATTAATTCCGCTCATAAACAAGATTGGAATGTTGCGTGTAAGCGGACTCTGCTTTAAGCGATCGCAGACTTCATACCCGTCAAATCGTGGCATGACCACATCCATCAAGATCAAATCTGGCTGTACCTCTTTGGCGCTCTCATCTACGATCGAGCTATCTGTGATTCCATACACTTCATACCCATGATCTTTCAACGATTTCGACAGTAATTTGATGTTCAGAACCGTATCATCGACCAATAGAATCGTGCCGTGGGATTGAATTTCTTTTAGCTTAAATCCCAAGAGCCAAAAGATTTCTTGTTCAATTTTGCGAAGTTCTTGGCGATGTCTCGCGCTCTGAGTCACTAATGATTGATGCAGTGATGCCAACCGCTCTAGTTGATCCACCGTTTCAGCGATCGCATATTCTTCCAAATACAAACTTTCAATCACTGAATTCAGGTCGCTCAGTGGATCAGCTTTCAATCCAGCCCCCGCAGCCACGATCGACGATAAGCGATCGAGATTTTGGTGTAATAGTCTGCGGAGATGATAAGTTGCGCTCAATGACAGTGGCTTCATCTTAAGATGTGAAATCCAATCAGTAAGCCTAGCATTCCCCAGATCATTGTGATTTCAGGTGATCATTGATCAAAAATTCTATAGAATTGTTGGGCTTCTGTTGGTGGATGCCGTATGACCGCGATCGCTCGTAAAATTTGTTTGATCGGAGATTTTGGAGTCGGGAAAACAAGTCTGATTCGCCAATTTGTCGATCGACAATTCAGCGATCAATATCTCAGTACAGTCGGTGTGAAAATCTCTAAAAAAATGGTGGAAACGGTTCAACTTTTGATTTGGGATATTGAAGGACAAACAAAATTTAAGTCGATTTCATCAAGCTATCTCCAAGGTGCAAAAGGAGCAATCATTGTAGGGGATGCCACACGAAGAGAGACACTTGAACAATTAGCGATTCATACAGAGCATTTTTTATCTGTCAATCCAAAAGGGCAACTTGCGATCGCGATTAACAAATCAGATTTAATCGATCGTGAAATTCTAGAGAAAGCCTTGGAGCAATATGGTCAGCAATACACGATCTATTTAACCTCTGCAAAAACAGGTGAGAATGTCGATCGATTGTTTCAAGAATTGGCTCACTCACTGATTGGATAAACGATGATTGTTCTGATTGTTCTTTTTAGCTTTGTTAGCTTATTTCTATCTCTTTGGGTTGTGATTCCGGCTCCGATTTTTTCATTGTTGCCTTTGAGTGTAGGCGCACCAGAGATTAGTCACTGGCTGGTTTTGACCAATACGATCGCGGCTTTACTCGCATTATTTCGCGTTCACTCTTTGCCATTGTTTGTTGGAATGCTATTGGCACTCAGTTTAAGTTTGATTCCTGTGGTACAACTTCCATCAACAGTACAACAGGCGAAAACTGCAATGATATCGACTTTGGGTGAAAGCGCTATGCAGCAAGTTTTACCTAATTTTCGCTCTGCGCCTTTTGTTGTCTTCGATGCGTTTCGTGGGATTCCGAAGGCTGAGATTCGCCGAACTTTGAACATTCCAGTTGCGAGTCCTGATAATGTGCCGCTCACGATGAATGTGTATCGACCGGTGAAAGCAGGGAAAAATCCAGCGATCGTACAGATTTACGGAGGGGCTTGGCGATCGGGAACTCCCAACTCGAATGAAGACTTTAGCCAGTACATGGCAGCACAGGGTTATACCGTTTTAGCGATCGACTATCGACACGCACCGCAGTACCAGTTTCCCACGCAGCTTGAAGATATTAGAACAGCAATTCAGTTTATTTTGCAAAATGCCGATCAGTATGAAGTAGATGTCGATCGCATGGCAATCATGGGACGATCCGCAGGGGGACATTTAGCGATGTTAACGGCGTTTGCGGTTGATGCTTTTCCGTTTCGTGCGATCGTCAATTACTACAGTCCAGTCGAACTTACAGAAGGCTATAACAATCCACCGTTTCCTGATCCGATTAACAGTCGCGAAGTGCTAGAGAACTTTTTAGGTGGCACTCCAGTGCAACTTTCGGAGCGATATCGACAAGCATCGCCTTATCAACAAGTTCGATCGAATCTCCCGCCAATTCTGCTAATTTATGGGGGTAAAGATCATATTGTACAATCCCGATTTGGTCGCAGCCTGTATGAGAAATTGAATCAGAATGGTAACGTGGCTGTATTCATTGAAATACCTTGGGCAGAACACGCTTTTGATGCTGTGTTTAATGGAATTAGTAATCAACTCTCGCTTTACTATACAGAACGGTTTCTAGCATCAATTCTGAGATAACCTGAGTGTTCGGACAGGAATTACATTAATGTGCCGTGGCGAATAGAATTCGCGGCTATACAAACGAAGTCCACCTTCGTGGACTGATCTTTAGAAATTGTTGTTAGTGCGCGAAGGCGCACTTTGTCTGTATAGCAGCGAATTCATTCGCTATGCCCTTCTCGACGCAACTTCTCTCAACGTGACTTCAGTACTTTCAATCTCTGACGGAGTTCCTCGATTTCTGGCTTTTCTCGTCCGTAGCGCCATCGAACATACGCCTCAGAAATTTCCCGAATCGCATGAGATCGATCGTCGTTTTGAACTTTCTTCGCCGATCGAGCATATTCCAACGGCGTATCTGCTGAATTCTTTCGATAACCTTGAGAGGCAAGTCGAGCAAGCATCTGCTGATAAAGTCGTTCCATCGCGGGCAATTGCCGCAACCGTCGATAGTCTCGCCATTTCTGCCAACCTTGACTTGCTAACCAAACCGACATTGCACTCCCAATCATGATCAATGTTGCGGTAAAGAAGCCTTGCAAGCCTTGAGTAAAGAGTGCGAGGAACCAACCGATCGCATTTCCAACAATCCGGATCACTTCGCGAATCCAAGCCGTGACCGGTAAAGGCAACCAGCTTGCCACCCAGTTCCAGAACCGCTGCAACAAGCTAAACGGCTGATAGTCTTCAACAGAGGGGGGAATGAGTTCATGACCCGGAATCGGATCGATCGTAAACCATCCCATTCGTGGCACAAATATCTCGGTCATCGCGTAAGCATCCGTATTCCGAACAATGTAGAGTCCAGTAAACGGATTGAACTGTCCCGGAGCGTACCCGGCAACCAATCGAGCGGGAATGCCAATCGATCGCAGCATTACAGTCAGCGCCGTTGAAAAATGATCTCGATCGCCGCCTTGATTCTTCAGAAAAGCAAGCACTAAATCTTCATTGGGTTCCAATAACTTAAACTCTTGCTGAACTCGATAGCGCTGTTTTAAATACTGTCCGAGATACAATGCCTTTTCGTAATCTGCATCTAATGAATTCTCAGAAGTTGCCAAGATGCGATTTGTTTCTGCTGCCACCTCTTGTGCAATCTTCGGTGGAATCTGCAAATGTGGACTGTTTTGAGGATATTGTGCTCTGAGCGAATTTAACCGCAGCACAGTATGATCGCGATAAGGAACCGCTGAAACCACACTATAAGTAATGCCATCGCCTAAATTAATCGGAGAACGCAATCCTGCTTCCGGATCGATCGCGATTTCATCCGTCGGAAAGTACACTTCTCTTGCTTGATCGAGGGCAGGCAGCAAGTTCGGCATATCCGAAATAATCGAAAAAGTCTGAACCACTTCGCGAGTTCGATTCACACTCACTGGAGTTGGCAAAATAAACCGATACGACCAAGGCAAACGTTTCACCGTTTGAGTTTTGTTATTTCGAGAAACTTCCCAACCTTGTCCGGTATAGCGATCGAATGCCATCACTCGCCAAAATCCTTCAATCTGCGATCGAACTCGCATGATCACTCTTGGCTTTAATCTACCGCGCTGATTCTGATTAATCTTGTCGCCAAATCCAGCATAAAAATCCGCACTTGGATCACCGTTTTGTCTTCTACCGCGTCCCTGTCCTGTGCTCCCTCCCCGAATTCCAGCGCGGAGTTCTCTGCTCGATGGTGCTCCTGGATTGTTGATCACTTGATTATCAAATCGCTCCTGCACACTCACCGGAGCACTCACCGGGAACATTCGCAGTTGATACCCTGGCAAGCGCGGCATAAAGGCGAAAATGACTAATCCCAATGCAATCACGATCGCAAAAATCGCAGGCAACACTCGAAAATTGATCTTCTTAAAACTGGTGCGCTCTAGCTTGACGACATCCACCCCTAAGCGCGAACAATAATCGAGCATTAGAACCGGAAGTGCGATCGCCAAAAACACGAGCAACATTGCCCCGAATAGCATCGTTTGACTCAACGTACTTGCCACCGAGAGCAGCACCAGTCCAATGATCATCGAATAGCCCAGATCCTTGCGGCGTGGCACATCGAAACTATGCAGCACTTGAATCTGAATCAAGAACTCTGCCAAAAGCAATCGATTATCACCCGATTGAGCATTTCCGAACATTTTGCCGAAAAAGCTGAACAATACGATCGTCATTGCGATCGCTAACAAAAACTTAAATCCGACATTCTTTTTTCGTCGTCGATGCCAACTCCAATACGCCCCGATCGCGCTGAGGGGAATTGCCCAGAGTGCCAACTGAGTCTCCGCTGCCAAATCAGTTGCTAAAATGCCGACACTGACGAGCGACTGAGTGAGGACTCGAAACAGAATCGACTCTTCGGGTTTTGCCTCTGGGATTGCTTGCATCCGGGCTTGGACTTGTTGCCACCAGTTTTTCATGAAGAAAAGATGAAGGGTGAAGTTCACCCTCCAGAGTACCCTTTCCGCTCCTGATGGCGACCGGAAAATCACGATTGATCCAGCGCCTCAAATTTTTAGACACGCCAACCAAGACGCTGGAAAATTGCTTAGCTCTGCTTTTGCTGCATTGCTTTCCGCTTACGAAGGGCGCTGATGCCAAACCCGATCATCGCGGGAACCAATGCAGGTGTAGGAATCGGAGTCGATGATCCAAACGTCACATTGTCGAACCCGATCTGGTTAACGGTTCCACCGAAATCAATCGATCGTGCCGTTCCTGAGAAGCTCACCCCAACCGGGACGAACGGGCTGAATTCACCGTTCGGATCTCCACCATCACTCGGAGTCACAGGCAGATCCAACGTTGCCAGCACATTTCCAGTTCCATTCAAACCGTCGTAAACCCGGATAAATCCAGGATTGACGATGGCAGAGTAGAAGAAGGAAAATCCAGTGGTAAACCCATTTGCAGCATTCAGCGTGGCTGCGGGTCCGTCCAAGAAAAAGAGAACAGTACTGGGGCTAGGTTCTCCTCCAAAGTTACCACTCCCACCTGCGTCTCGATCGATAATGGCAAGCGCGTTAGGAGAAAAGGTAACATCGAAGTCATTTGGAGCCGTATCGTAGAAGTTGCCAACTGGAGCAAGATTGTCCAACCCTTCAAAGGTCAGAACGATCGGGGCTGCGCTAGCTTTGGGAACTGAAATCGCAGCGATCGACAGCGTAGCTACAGTTGACATCAGCAACTGCTTTTTCATCGAACGAAAGACCATCATTATATCACTCCTATTTCAAAAACATTGAACTGGTAGGAGTCCCTGAATTAAAAAAGATGATTGCAATCCCTGGTGTTTGCTCAGACTTGCTGTGATTAAACCGCTGGACAGTTTGCGGCGACCCTGAAGCATCGAAGCGTCGTTATCTTGACACAGAAATAACGATCGAACAAACACTGAGGTGAAATTATCATATTGTGTAAATCAAAACAAGGCGCATACTGTCCTTCATCGAAACCTCAAACTAGCGATCCTGCGTCGATTTGCTAGAACAGCGTAACCGTCTTCTTGTTCAGCCTTTTTCGCTAAATAATTCTGTAGAGAATATACGAAATTTTTGTAAAGCTCCGGGATGCCTGCACCCCGTTTGTAAGCTGAATTAGAGATTGAGTTCAGTAAAACTACAGAATCTTTCGGCTTCTACACATTTGGCTTTTACAGTAGAGAATCAAGGAACGCTTAACTATGGCTTCAATTTCGACCCGCAATCCTGGCGCAACTTCAACGCAACCTCCCGGAGCATCCCGACTGTTTCAGATTGTTGGAGTCGCCTGTTTAATTAGCTTCTTGCTCGATGCCATCATTCTGGCACTTCCACCGATGCTAGGTTCTGCTCAATGGCGCGTCAGTTTTCTCACCCAATTAGGCAATCGCGGCGTTGTGCTTCTGATTGGCTTTGCGATGCTACTTTACGCGATTCAAGGTCGTCGCTTGATCAAGCAACTCTGTACTTCGTGCTTTGTGTTAGGAACCATCCTGATTGTTGCAAGCGGTTTAGTCATTCAAGATGGGTTAACGCTGCAACGTCAAGCGAAAGATCAAATTAGTTCTCAAGCCTCGCAAGTAGAGTCTAGAATTCAAAGTGTTCAGACGAACCCTCAAGCCACAGCGAAAATCAGTCCAGAACAAGCACAGCAGGCGACTCAGCAATTAACAGCGCAGGCAGAAGCCGCAAAACGCAATGCTCAAAGCAGTATTTTCAAAAATACAAGTCTCAGCATTTCAAACCTAATCGTGTCTGGGCTTGCCCTTTTGATGTTAGGACGATGCGCCCCTTACTTGAGATAGGAATTTGTAGGAATGCAGTGGCAAACGTTTCAACGGAGGTGCATTCGCCAAATGAGCAATGCCCTCAAGACTCGCCATCGACAGCTTGTGGTGCTGGGATTACTCGTTGTGCTTTACTATTTTCCGACCTGGCTGAGAACCTTGGTGCTGTCTGTCCCGAAAGGATCATCAAATTTTCTAGTCAATAGCGCCATGCTTGCTTTGGTCGGGCGGCAACTTTGGGAGCGTCGTCATGCCTTGAGAACGGCAACGATCGTGCCTGAAGAACGCCAGATCGGACATCTATTAATCTTGGGTGGAATCACGAGCTTTCTGATTTATCACGGCTCGATCATGGCTCAAGTAGTAAGCTGCTCGATCGTGCTTGCTGGAATTGCGGCAAGTAGTTGGGGATTTGAGTTTTTCCGATCAAATGTATTGGTTGTTCTGCTGGTGCTCCCCATCTTACACCCCAATTTAGAGCGGGTCGCACGACTGATTTGGGAAGGATTGACATCACCGCAGAATTTGCCAGAATGGATGGCTTGGGGAGGGGGGTTAATTTTGCGATCGATCGGACAATCAGTCACGATCAAACAGCAGTTTCTAATTTTGCCGACGCATGTAGTTGAGGTTGCTTCGGGGTGTGATGGTCTAAATATGGCATTTGCGGTCGGAGCAATGGGTTTGTTAATGGGTTTATGGTTTAAATCTAGCTGGAAGATGATTCTGCTATTGATGGGAACTGGAGTAGGTCTAGCTCTGGTGTTTAATTTGCCTCGAATTGCATTGATGACGTTTGCTGCAACCTACTGGGGACAAGCAGCGTTTGAATTTTGGCATGGTCCGATCGGGGGACAGATTTTTTCGACCGTACTGCTCACGGTTTACTATTATTGGACGATGTTTCTCCTGGAGCGCTCCGCTCAGAACGGAGTGTATCGAAGCGAGAAGTAAAAGCCTTTGTCTTGAAGGGCATTGCGTTCGTCGTTGACTTGAATCAGCGGTACACCATAATCCACTCGCAGCAATAGGCTAGGTGCGATTTGCCATTGAATTCCTAACCCCAGACTGGCAAGCCATTGAGGATCAGGATTGTCCGATCGATTATTCCAGCCTGTTCCAAATTCGATGAACGGTTGGAGTTGTACGATCGCAGGATTACGACTGACCGGAATTCGCACTTCGATCAATCCAGTGACACCATTGTCTGTGACCAGCTCATTTTGCCGATAGCCGCGTAGGGATTCTACGCCTCCGATGCTAAATCGTTCCAGAGATAACAAAGAATCTGGAGTCAATTGGGCATTCAGTCGTGTGAGTAACACCGGACTATTCGGCTGATTGGCAAGTCGTTGCACCCATTGAAACTGTCCCAACCAGCTAAAGAACTTCGCATCCGTTCCAGAATCGTTCACGGTTGCATTAATCGCATCAATTCCAAAACTAAACTGCGATCGCGCTGCAAGCACCCGATTCGGCGCACTGCGATCAATCCAATCTTGAAAGAATCGAATCGCGGTGACATTCGATCGTCCATCTTCCGGTCCTTCAGAAAACGAGAACGGAATATCATCGAGCAAAAAAGTCCGACTCCGCCGCAAATCCAAGCTCACTCCGAATCCGAGTTCTACTTGAGGAGTCCGCACGATCGGCTGACGAATCCCCGCAGAGATCGTTTCGGCTCTACTCCGAATTCCCAAGTCATCGAATGGAGCTTCCGTAATCACACTGCGATTATTGCTATAGCGTAAGTTCAAAGTGGTATTCGTTGGACTGAGCGGCACTGCATAGTTAATGTCATAAAGATTCAATCCTCCAGTCCGTCCGAACTCTGCAATAATGCGATCGCCCCATCCGAGTAAGTTCTCATGTCGTACAAATGCAGTTCCTTGTAGTTCTCCGACACTCGGTGATTGATAGTTATCAAATCCAATTCCGGCTCGAAGTGCTGGAGCTTCCGCCAATCGAACTCGCAATACAGAGCGATCGGGAGAACTCCCTGCTGTTAGTTCTGCATTGACTTGCTCGAACAATGGATCAAGTTGCAGCAAGATCAACGCATTCCGCAACCGTTCCTGGTTCAATGGAGCTTGAGTCGCTTGATTCAGCCGACTGACGACATAGCCTTCTGGAACTCGTCTAAGTCCGCCTACCTCTAATCGTTCTAATGCACCTTCTACGATGCGAATCTGCACCACGTTCGGCACGTTCGGATCAAAGGTCTGCCCATTCACTAAGAAGGCTCCAGAAGTAACGTAACCTCTGCGAATGTAGAGTTGAGTGATTTGCGATCGCAGTTCAATCAGATCCTCAAATCCTGCTGCCTCCCCAAATTTTTTCAGAAACTGCCGCTTGAGTTCTTCAACTTCTGCTCTCAGAACAGTTCCCCCTTGAATGTCCAAGTCTTTCACTGGAAACTTAGCACCCGGTCTCGGAACGGCTTCTTGAGGCGGAGTGGGAGAAGGTTGAAGGATCGGATCAGGGAGGTTGGGTGTGGGCTGAATGGGGGGAGGTGGATTCGGAATTGTGCGATCGACATCGGGCACAACATTGTCAGGAAGTTGAGCCTGAACTGGGTAAGAGAGAAAGAGTGCGAGCGCGGGTACAGCAACAATCAGTTTGAACAGGTGGGGCACAACAATAACCTTTGATTAAATTTAGTTAGAACACTCGCGACTGAGCAGAATTTTGCCGTCTGGAAGTTGATAAGCGGCTTGGGGTTCGAGCGTGGGATCACCTCGACTGGGAGTTTGGGAAGTTGGTGCTTGAACCATTCCAGTCGTATAGGGAGAAAGTGGTAGATCACCGGGACGAATCGGTAAGCCACCTCTACCTTTGATGAAAAATGATCCCGTGACGCGATCGCGCACAATGCAGCTATTGGCGATTAGGGTTTGAGTATCGATCGCTTGCTGTGGTTGTTCAATCAAGCTATTCCGAATAAAACTGTTATCACGTAAGGTAATTACCCCTGATTGCTGCCCTGACGCATCAATATCAATTCGAGCATTACCTTGAGTCTCGCTTCCTCTGGGAGTTGGACGGAAGCCACCTTCGAGAAAAACCGCAGCCGTATTAAAGGTAATATTGCCGCCGTTTGCATCCTGAGAACGTGCAATGACGTTACTATCTCCAAATGCAATGAAGCCGAGACCCCCGATCGTAATATCTCCCCCATTCCCTTGGCTTGCGGTACTGATGTCACTATTTCTCAAAATGGTCACACCCGAAGCATAACCAGGAGCAGTATTGATTTGAATGTTGCCACCTGCGGATTGTGGAGCAGAGGTTGAAATAGCACTATCAATAAGCTGTAGTTGATTTGCTGCATTGATTGAGAGTGTTCCTGCTTGTCCACGACCTAAGCTTTGAGCCGAGATCGATCGTAGTCCTAAAACCTCAGCAAATAGGCTTGGAGTTCCACCTTGTATGACGACATCATTCGCAAAAATACTTAAGTCCCCTGCCTTTCCATCCGCAACTGTCGCGGTAAAGATAGTTCCACCTTCGCGAATAATTAAACGATTCGTATCGACTCGCAAGTTGCCACCCTGCCCAGTAATGCTTGAATCGCTGGAAATAACACCTGAACTTAATTCACTGCCAAGCACTCCACTCGCAGAAATTCCAGAGATTTCTACAGTATCAGAGGCAAAAACTCTTAAGCTTCCAGCATTTCCGAAACCCTGTGTTCCTGTCGAAATCTTGCCTCCGTCGCGAATCCTCAGTTGACGAGTCGTGATATCAAGATCTCCAGTTGCTTTCTCATTTCGTGTATTAGAGAAAGTCACGATCGAACTCACAGATTCTCCACCAGTGGATCGAGTCCCGGAAACATCAATCTGATCGGCAGTAATTTTTAGATTACCACCTGCACCATTTATCAACTGGGAATCATCTGGGTTATTATCATCGCCTCGTATTCCAGAAGAGATCACAGCACCGTCTTGAACGGAAAGTCGGGTTGTCTGGATTGTTAAATTTCCCGCATCCCCAGTGCTTCCATCAGTTTCAGATGAAATACTACTTGCGAATCCTCTTCCTGCTCCTCCAGT
Coding sequences within it:
- a CDS encoding two-component response regulator (similar to AA sequence:cyanobase_aa:tll1665); its protein translation is MKPLSLSATYHLRRLLHQNLDRLSSIVAAGAGLKADPLSDLNSVIESLYLEEYAIAETVDQLERLASLHQSLVTQSARHRQELRKIEQEIFWLLGFKLKEIQSHGTILLVDDTVLNIKLLSKSLKDHGYEVYGITDSSIVDESAKEVQPDLILMDVVMPRFDGYEVCDRLKQSPLTRNIPILFMSGINDVMNKVRAFDHGGVDYVTKPFQLEELLARVDHHISFRNLQKRLEAQNLRLQQEAQERQETERLYRDMFENAVYGIFQSTPDGHYLKANLALARIYGYDSPEELITVVNDIAQQVYVDPNRRSQFVESLRERDSLLDFESQVYHKNGSKIWIAETVRKVLDSDEQLLFYEGMVRVIKPSLAA
- a CDS encoding Ras family small GTPase (similar to AA sequence:cyanobase_aa:NIES39_L05190), with translation MTAIARKICLIGDFGVGKTSLIRQFVDRQFSDQYLSTVGVKISKKMVETVQLLIWDIEGQTKFKSISSSYLQGAKGAIIVGDATRRETLEQLAIHTEHFLSVNPKGQLAIAINKSDLIDREILEKALEQYGQQYTIYLTSAKTGENVDRLFQELAHSLIG
- a CDS encoding esterase/lipase/thioesterase, putative (similar to AA sequence:cyanobase_aa:LBDG_03700), with amino-acid sequence MIVLIVLFSFVSLFLSLWVVIPAPIFSLLPLSVGAPEISHWLVLTNTIAALLALFRVHSLPLFVGMLLALSLSLIPVVQLPSTVQQAKTAMISTLGESAMQQVLPNFRSAPFVVFDAFRGIPKAEIRRTLNIPVASPDNVPLTMNVYRPVKAGKNPAIVQIYGGAWRSGTPNSNEDFSQYMAAQGYTVLAIDYRHAPQYQFPTQLEDIRTAIQFILQNADQYEVDVDRMAIMGRSAGGHLAMLTAFAVDAFPFRAIVNYYSPVELTEGYNNPPFPDPINSREVLENFLGGTPVQLSERYRQASPYQQVRSNLPPILLIYGGKDHIVQSRFGRSLYEKLNQNGNVAVFIEIPWAEHAFDAVFNGISNQLSLYYTERFLASILR
- a CDS encoding transglutaminase (similar to AA sequence:cyanobase_aa:LBDG_28770), giving the protein MKNWWQQVQARMQAIPEAKPEESILFRVLTQSLVSVGILATDLAAETQLALWAIPLSAIGAYWSWHRRRKKNVGFKFLLAIAMTIVLFSFFGKMFGNAQSGDNRLLLAEFLIQIQVLHSFDVPRRKDLGYSMIIGLVLLSVASTLSQTMLFGAMLLVFLAIALPVLMLDYCSRLGVDVVKLERTSFKKINFRVLPAIFAIVIALGLVIFAFMPRLPGYQLRMFPVSAPVSVQERFDNQVINNPGAPSSRELRAGIRGGSTGQGRGRRQNGDPSADFYAGFGDKINQNQRGRLKPRVIMRVRSQIEGFWRVMAFDRYTGQGWEVSRNNKTQTVKRLPWSYRFILPTPVSVNRTREVVQTFSIISDMPNLLPALDQAREVYFPTDEIAIDPEAGLRSPINLGDGITYSVVSAVPYRDHTVLRLNSLRAQYPQNSPHLQIPPKIAQEVAAETNRILATSENSLDADYEKALYLGQYLKQRYRVQQEFKLLEPNEDLVLAFLKNQGGDRDHFSTALTVMLRSIGIPARLVAGYAPGQFNPFTGLYIVRNTDAYAMTEIFVPRMGWFTIDPIPGHELIPPSVEDYQPFSLLQRFWNWVASWLPLPVTAWIREVIRIVGNAIGWFLALFTQGLQGFFTATLIMIGSAMSVWLASQGWQKWRDYRRLRQLPAMERLYQQMLARLASQGYRKNSADTPLEYARSAKKVQNDDRSHAIREISEAYVRWRYGREKPEIEELRQRLKVLKSR
- a CDS encoding hypothetical protein (hypothetical protein L8106_15530;~similar to AA sequence:cyanobase_aa:LBDG_20710); amino-acid sequence: MASISTRNPGATSTQPPGASRLFQIVGVACLISFLLDAIILALPPMLGSAQWRVSFLTQLGNRGVVLLIGFAMLLYAIQGRRLIKQLCTSCFVLGTILIVASGLVIQDGLTLQRQAKDQISSQASQVESRIQSVQTNPQATAKISPEQAQQATQQLTAQAEAAKRNAQSSIFKNTSLSISNLIVSGLALLMLGRCAPYLR
- a CDS encoding hypothetical protein (hypothetical protein PCC7424_5285;~similar to AA sequence:cyanobase_aa:LBDG_20720), which codes for MQWQTFQRRCIRQMSNALKTRHRQLVVLGLLVVLYYFPTWLRTLVLSVPKGSSNFLVNSAMLALVGRQLWERRHALRTATIVPEERQIGHLLILGGITSFLIYHGSIMAQVVSCSIVLAGIAASSWGFEFFRSNVLVVLLVLPILHPNLERVARLIWEGLTSPQNLPEWMAWGGGLILRSIGQSVTIKQQFLILPTHVVEVASGCDGLNMAFAVGAMGLLMGLWFKSSWKMILLLMGTGVGLALVFNLPRIALMTFAATYWGQAAFEFWHGPIGGQIFSTVLLTVYYYWTMFLLERSAQNGVYRSEK
- a CDS encoding surface antigen D15 (similar to AA sequence:cyanobase_aa:Npun_R1514), whose amino-acid sequence is MPHLFKLIVAVPALALFLSYPVQAQLPDNVVPDVDRTIPNPPPPIQPTPNLPDPILQPSPTPPQEAVPRPGAKFPVKDLDIQGGTVLRAEVEELKRQFLKKFGEAAGFEDLIELRSQITQLYIRRGYVTSGAFLVNGQTFDPNVPNVVQIRIVEGALERLEVGGLRRVPEGYVVSRLNQATQAPLNQERLRNALILLQLDPLFEQVNAELTAGSSPDRSVLRVRLAEAPALRAGIGFDNYQSPSVGELQGTAFVRHENLLGWGDRIIAEFGRTGGLNLYDINYAVPLSPTNTTLNLRYSNNRSVITEAPFDDLGIRSRAETISAGIRQPIVRTPQVELGFGVSLDLRRSRTFLLDDIPFSFSEGPEDGRSNVTAIRFFQDWIDRSAPNRVLAARSQFSFGIDAINATVNDSGTDAKFFSWLGQFQWVQRLANQPNSPVLLTRLNAQLTPDSLLSLERFSIGGVESLRGYRQNELVTDNGVTGLIEVRIPVSRNPAIVQLQPFIEFGTGWNNRSDNPDPQWLASLGLGIQWQIAPSLLLRVDYGVPLIQVNDERNALQDKGFYFSLRYTPF